GCGAAACGGCCAATAGCGCGCCCCGCATTCCGAAGATACCAGTAGGTGTGACTCGTTCCCGGCCCCGGAGCGTTCGCCATGACCTCGTCAGATGATCTTTTGCGCCGGATTGAAGAATTCGACATCGACGGAACCCCTTCTCCGGCACTACCATTCGCCGCGCGGCTGGCCCGCGAGAACGGCTGGTCGCTCGCGTTCGCGACGCGGGTGGTCGCGGAATACAAGCGGTTCATGTACCTCGCGGTGAGCCACGGCACCGTCTGCCCGTCCGAGGAAGTGGACCAGGCGTGGCACCTGCACCTGACGTACACCCGGTCGTACTGGACCCGCTTCTGCGCGGACGTCCTGGGCCGGCCGGTCCACCACGACCCGACCCGCGGCGGCGCGGCCGAGGGCGACAAGCACCTACGGATGTACGCCGACACACTGGCCGCGTACCGGCAGGTGTTCGGCACCGAGCCCCCGGCCGACGTCTGGCCGCCGGCCGGCGAGCGGTTCGGCGAGAGCGCGCAGCACCGGGTCGTGAACACGGCGCGGAACTGGGTGGTGCCGAAGGCGCCCGTCCACCGCGGGGCGGCCGCAGTCGGACTGGCCGTCGCGGTCGTGGCCGGGGTCGGGTGTGCGGGCGCGATGGATCCGTTCCAGCTCGTCGGCGCCGACTTCCTGTTCGCCCTGATCCCGATCATGATCGCGGCCATACTGGTCGGCCGAGTTCTACGTAACATCCTGCGAACCCCGAACCCGCAGCCGGGGGACGAAGACCTGTCGCTCGGGTGGGCCGAGACGGCGTACCTCGCGGGCGGCATTCCGCGGCTGGCGACTGCGGCCATCACGCGGCTCGTCGCGGCGGGCGGCGCGCGGGTCGACCCCGACGGCCGACTCGTTCCGCTCTATCCGGCACCGGCCGGTTTGGGTGAAGTCGAGGCGATGGTCCTGACCGCTTTGCCGGTCGACAAAACCAAAACCACGATGAGCGCATTGAACACCGCGGTCGAACAGGCCGCCCGGCGGGACCGCCTGAATCTTTTCAAAGAGGGCTTGTTGATCACGCCCCGTCAAGCGGTCGGAAACACCGCCCTGGCGCTGGTGCCGCTCGCCCTCGTACTCGCGTTGCTGGCGTTCCCCCGACTGTGCGCGGGGATGGCGAACGGCAAGCCGGTCGGGTTCCTGGTGGCCACGTGCGTGGTCGGCGGTCTCGTGGGCCTGTTCGCCTTGATCGAGCGGACCAACCGGCGGACCAAGCGCGGCGACGCGCTCATGAACGCGCTGCGGGCGAAACACAAGGCGATGATGAACGACAAGACGTGGAGCGGGAACGACACCACCGCGCTGGCGGTCGCCTTATTCGGCACGGCCGTCCTGGTGGGGTCGCCGCTCGACGCCGTCGGCACGTGGTTCCCGCGCCGGACGCAGAGCCCGACGACCGGATGCGGCAGCGGGTGCGGCACCTATATCGGGTGCGGCGGCACGTCGGGCAGTGGCGGAGGCGGAGATGGTGGCGGGGGCGGCGGATGCGGCAGTGGGTGCGGAGGGTGCGGCGGGGGCGATTGAGGGCGTGCGAGGCGGGCAAACTCCGAGTGAGGGAGCCCCGGACGAGTGGCGGCTCCTATCGGGTCGCGAGCCTCATTTTAATGACCGCGACCCGATAGGTCAGTGAAATTCGCAACAGAAGCCACCCGGCCGTGCCTCAACGTGGTGGTACCACTACCAATTCGGGGAAATTTTCCGAAACCGTCAAACATTATTGACGATCAGTATGCCCTTCGATTAGACTGATACTTCGTTAACCATACGAGTTATATGACTGATTCGGGCCTGTGCCGTAGCCCACACGTGGCAGGCCGCGGCGGTCAAATAACTTTCTAATCGCCTTTGTGAAGGGGTATTCTGGTGCATCGTGTTAAAGGTCGGGGCGGGTTCACACTGATTGAGCTGCTGGTGGTGATCGCGATCATCGCCATCCTCATCGGGCTCTTGTTGCCCGCGGTCCAAAAGGTTCGCGAGGCGGCCGCCCGTGCCAAATGTCAGAACAACGTCAAACAAATCGCGCTGGCCTGCCACAACGCCGAGAGTACGTTCGGCGGATTACCGCCGGCGTGGGGCACTTACGGGTCGGGCATCAAGGGTCCGATCTTCTTCCACTTACTGCCGTACGTCGAGCAAGGTCCCTTGTATGCCGCGAGTCTCCTGAACGGGGTGAACGACTGCTCCTATGGAGGTAAATACGCGGGCGGCGGCAATCCGGTGTGTGGCGCCTTGGTTTCCATCTACCTCTGCCCCTCCGATTCGACGGTCAACACCCACGGCGACGCCAACTGGAGCCCGAGCGGACAGACCACCTACGCCGACAACTGGCAGGTATTCGCGAACGTGGCCACCGGTTCCGGCCAAGGCACCGCCAAGCTGGCATCCACGTTCCTCGACGGCACCTCCAACACGATCTTGTTCGCCGAGCGGGTCGGTAAGTGTGGCGGCGTGTATCCGCTCTTCGCGAGATGGGACAATCAATCCGATGCGTATTCTCCGGTTTTCGCGGGTCCGAGTGACACGACCGGCACGACGTTGACTCCGCAGGCCGGTGTCACGATCGCGAATTGCAATTACAGTAGTTCAAAATCCCCGTGAGTGAAACCCTTTATTCTTTAAACAGTTATGTTCGCGTATCAGAAAGCGTTTCGTTGTCGTTATTTCCTTGAGCAAGTACGGCCAACATCCACCTGAACTGGAATCGTTTCGATGCCGCTTGCACTCGCGGGTGCCTGTCCTCCCCGAACCAGAGCGCCTGAAACCACACCCAAAGGTTTCGCAGCAACAGGGCCAGACCCACGAAGAACGATCGCAGGATCGGGTTCCGGGTACTGGTCCGGATTCGCGCCTGACCGAGTTGCCGATAGCTGCTTTCGATCCCGAACCGTGTGCGATACGCGTCACGCACGTCCCTCGGTGCACCCGACACACGCCAGCTGGCGAATACCAACGTCTTGGCCCGCCGCTTGTTCGTCCGGTGGTGGCGGTAGCTCTTGTAACTCACACAGACCCTCACGGTCACCTCCTCACCCTTGTGACGGTGCGTGTGACGATACCAGCCGGCGGGCTTGCGCCGGAACATCCGCCATCCCGTGGACTTCTTCCCGCGACGCGGCTTCCGCCCGCGCATCACCACGGGCATCAGGAAGGGACAGTTGCGCTCCTGGAGAAACTGCATCACGGCGACGCTGAAAAACCCCCGATCCAGAAGCAGTTTGCGAATCCTCACGCCGCTGTTCCCGACCTCGGTCAGGAGTCGTTGCAGAACCTCGACCGTCGAGTCTTCCGCCCGGACCCACGTGTACGCCAGGGTATACCTGTGCCCATGATGAATCAGACAGGCGGTGGCGTAGGTAAAAAACGTGGTCGTCCCCGAGCGTGGCTTGTTGCCCCGGACGTGATTCTTGGGACCGTGTCCGTGATACGGAATTTCGTGGTAATCGATCGCCAGATCCCGAGACCGGCGGCGCGTGTTCGGCGGCAGCGGTTCGCGCAAGGCGTGGTTCAGCTTGGCTTCGAGCGGCTTGCGCTGTTTGGGCAGACGCGACTTCAATTCGCTGCGCGCCGTCTGATCGGAGATCGTACCCAGACGAAGGCAGGCCCCGAACAACGAGATGATGTTGGCCGCAGCCGTCAACACGACCTGGAGCAGAACCGGCGCAGAACATTTGCGCGAACTCGATGGTCTGAAGATCGGAGAGATCAGTTCCGCAGCCCGATCTTGAATTTGCCGGGAACACAGTTTAGGCTTCTTGGCAGAACGCATGTTTCGCCACTCCATGGCTAGGTCGTGCTAACCCACTATGGAGCCGAAACATGCGTTTTTTTCAAGACCACCTCCAATTTTGAACTACTGAATTACAAACAGCCCAATTCATTCCACACCGGCGGGGTCATTTGCGGGCTCGGGGATGGCAGCATCCGATTCGTTTCCAGCTCGATATCCGGCACCACATTTTGGGCCGCGTGTACTCCCGCGAATTCCGACACGCTCGGCTCGGATTGGTAGGACCAGCGCCGCCCCAGGCACACGTTGGCCCACAACCTGAACGAGATCCCGACCGTCGCCCTGTGTGCCGTCCTCGGCGGCTCACCGCTCACCGCCGTCGGCCCGTGGCTGCCGCGGCGGCCGTGGGTCTCGACGACTGAGTACGGCAGCGGCGGCGGGGGTGATTGAGGGCCGAGAAAGCGCCCGCTTCCCGGGACGCCGATCGCCCCGGGAAGCAGGCGGAAGATGCAAAAAATGCTCCCAGGCACCACGGCTCGGCAACCACGGGACGCGCCCGGCCCAAAACGGGGGTTTCCGCGCAATAAATGCAAAAAATACTCCCAGGTGCCACAGCTCGTTGTCTGGAGTGGGTCAACTATCAACTGTCGAACGCCGAAGCAAGAAGCGAACGTCTTTACGCCCTTCGTCGTGGAGGTATGATGTCAACCTGCGTGACACCTCCTTCGCGCTCCCACCGGTTATGGATCAAACGTCATCGAGTCTGCTCGATCAGCTTCAGGGGCCCGATCGAGCAGCGGCCTGGGGCCGGTTCGTCCGATTGTACACGCCCCTTCTCGCCCACTGGGCCGCCCGAGCCGGCGTCCGCCAGGCCGACCGCCCGGACCTGATCCAGGACGTGTTTTTGACCCTTCTGCGGGCACTCCCGTCATTTTCTTACGACCGCGGCCGCAGTTTCCGGGCGTGGCTGCACGCGGTCTTCGTGAACAAGTGGAAGGACGCCTGCCGGAAAAAGGCGCCCGTCACGCTCGCGGCCGACGGCAGCAGCTTCCCGGCCCCGCCGGTGAGCGACCACGCGCCGGCGATCGACGAGGCGGAATATCGTGCGGTCCTGGTTGCGCGGGCCGCCCGGCTGATCGAGTCTGACTTCAACCCGTTAACCTGGCAGGCATTCTGGAAGACCACGATCGAGGAACGGGCGGTCGCGGAGGTGGCCGCCGAACTCGGCTTGAGCGCGAACGCCATCTACCTCGCCCGCTCGCGGGTTCTCGCGCGGCTCCGGCAGGAACTCGCGGGGTTGTTGGAGTGATTCGGCCCGCCGATCCGGGGTG
The Fimbriiglobus ruber genome window above contains:
- a CDS encoding TIGR04222 domain-containing membrane protein; amino-acid sequence: MTSSDDLLRRIEEFDIDGTPSPALPFAARLARENGWSLAFATRVVAEYKRFMYLAVSHGTVCPSEEVDQAWHLHLTYTRSYWTRFCADVLGRPVHHDPTRGGAAEGDKHLRMYADTLAAYRQVFGTEPPADVWPPAGERFGESAQHRVVNTARNWVVPKAPVHRGAAAVGLAVAVVAGVGCAGAMDPFQLVGADFLFALIPIMIAAILVGRVLRNILRTPNPQPGDEDLSLGWAETAYLAGGIPRLATAAITRLVAAGGARVDPDGRLVPLYPAPAGLGEVEAMVLTALPVDKTKTTMSALNTAVEQAARRDRLNLFKEGLLITPRQAVGNTALALVPLALVLALLAFPRLCAGMANGKPVGFLVATCVVGGLVGLFALIERTNRRTKRGDALMNALRAKHKAMMNDKTWSGNDTTALAVALFGTAVLVGSPLDAVGTWFPRRTQSPTTGCGSGCGTYIGCGGTSGSGGGGDGGGGGGCGSGCGGCGGGD
- a CDS encoding DUF1559 domain-containing protein, yielding MHRVKGRGGFTLIELLVVIAIIAILIGLLLPAVQKVREAAARAKCQNNVKQIALACHNAESTFGGLPPAWGTYGSGIKGPIFFHLLPYVEQGPLYAASLLNGVNDCSYGGKYAGGGNPVCGALVSIYLCPSDSTVNTHGDANWSPSGQTTYADNWQVFANVATGSGQGTAKLASTFLDGTSNTILFAERVGKCGGVYPLFARWDNQSDAYSPVFAGPSDTTGTTLTPQAGVTIANCNYSSSKSP
- a CDS encoding transposase; this encodes MRSAKKPKLCSRQIQDRAAELISPIFRPSSSRKCSAPVLLQVVLTAAANIISLFGACLRLGTISDQTARSELKSRLPKQRKPLEAKLNHALREPLPPNTRRRSRDLAIDYHEIPYHGHGPKNHVRGNKPRSGTTTFFTYATACLIHHGHRYTLAYTWVRAEDSTVEVLQRLLTEVGNSGVRIRKLLLDRGFFSVAVMQFLQERNCPFLMPVVMRGRKPRRGKKSTGWRMFRRKPAGWYRHTHRHKGEEVTVRVCVSYKSYRHHRTNKRRAKTLVFASWRVSGAPRDVRDAYRTRFGIESSYRQLGQARIRTSTRNPILRSFFVGLALLLRNLWVWFQALWFGEDRHPRVQAASKRFQFRWMLAVLAQGNNDNETLSDTRT
- a CDS encoding H-X9-DG-CTERM domain-containing protein, translated to MLTHYGAETCVFFKTTSNFELLNYKQPNSFHTGGVICGLGDGSIRFVSSSISGTTFWAACTPANSDTLGSDW
- a CDS encoding sigma-70 family RNA polymerase sigma factor, whose protein sequence is MDQTSSSLLDQLQGPDRAAAWGRFVRLYTPLLAHWAARAGVRQADRPDLIQDVFLTLLRALPSFSYDRGRSFRAWLHAVFVNKWKDACRKKAPVTLAADGSSFPAPPVSDHAPAIDEAEYRAVLVARAARLIESDFNPLTWQAFWKTTIEERAVAEVAAELGLSANAIYLARSRVLARLRQELAGLLE